A single region of the Nicotiana sylvestris chromosome 6, ASM39365v2, whole genome shotgun sequence genome encodes:
- the LOC104234683 gene encoding auxin-induced protein 22D-like yields the protein MAAVTYEKDDLNLKATELRLGLPGSDDQHEKPSSSTNFGAKVSNKRLSSEMDNGNTDEPVPKAQVVGWPPVRSYRKNVLQASYVKVSMDGAAYLRKIDLNLYKSYSQLLEALENMFKCSIGVYSEREGYNGSDYVPTYEDKDGDWMLAGDVPWDMFINSCKRLRIMKGSDAKGLASL from the exons ATGGCAGCTGTAACGTACGAGAAAGATGATCTGAATTTAAAGGCAACTGAGCTAAGATTAGGTTTACCTGGGTCAGATGATCAACACGAGAAGCCATCATCTTCTACTAATTTTGGTGCTAAAGTTAGCAACAAAAGACTTTCATCAGAGATGGATAATGGAAATACTGATGAGCCCGTGCCAAA AGCACAAGTTGTTGGTTGGCCACCAGTTCGATCTTACAGAAAGAATGTTTTACAAGCAAGCTACGTGAAAGTGAGCATGGATGGAGCAGCTTACCTTAGAAAAATTGACCTTAATCTTTACAAAAGCTACTCACAATTACTCGAGGCTTTAGAGAACATGTTCAAGTGCTCCATTG GAGTATACTCAGAAAGAGAAGGTTACAATGGATCTGATTATGTACCAACTTATGAAGACAAAGATGGTGATTGGATGCTTGCTGGGGATGTACCTTGGGATATGTTCATCAACTCTTGCAAAAGACTTAGAATTATGAAAGGATCTGACGCTAAAGGTTTAGCATCTTTGTAG